The window TATTTTAACTGTTGACTTCAACCTTTATTTTTCAACCTTTAATCTCATTGTTTACAttctatttatctatatctactatttagttttttttctttaatcatATACGGGCATctcattgttttttttctttagttgaAATTGGTAATGGAAAGAAAGCCTCAATGTGGTTTGATAAATGGAGTGTGGAAGGTCCTTTATATGAGTTTATCAGTAGAAGAGACCTTTATGATGCAAGATTAGAGGATACCTTAACTGTtgataaaatgattttgaatggAGAATGGAGCTGGCCTGATGGGTGGTTGGATATTTTTCCCAGACTTGCTAATATAGAAGTGCCAAATATTCATTTTGGAAAGGAAGATAAAGTGAGGTGGCTGACAAAAACTTACCAGAAGGTAGATTTTTCTACTAGTCAAGCATGGAGTGATTTGAGAGATGAATGGCCAAGTGTAGAATGGAGTAAAGTGATATGGTTCAAGCAATTTAACCCAAGAAATGCATTTATTTTGTGGCTGGCAGTTCATGATAGATTACTCACTCAGGATAAAATGGCCATTTGGAAGGAAAATGCAGACTTCAAATGTGTGTTCTGTAGTGTTACTGCAGATAATCATGAGCACTTATTTTTTCAATGTGCTTATGTTAAAAGTGTGTGGAGGGAGCTGCAAAGATATATGTTTCAGATGCAAGGAGGAGACAGGATGCAGAGTGTTATCAGTAATTTGGCAAGATTTAAAGATTCTAAGAATATTGGAGTTATTGTGAATAAACTCATGGTGGCTGCTGCTGTCTATTTCATATGGCAGGAAAGGAATGCTAGAGTGTTCAAGAATCAAATAAGGAATAAGGAAGTTTTATGTCAGAATATCATGGACAGTGTAAGATGCAAGATGATGACTATCAAGGTTAGGAACACTAGGAATGTCCAAAGGATTGCAGAATTGTGGAACTTGAATTGGAAGGAATGTAGATTGCAGGCTAAGTAGTTGCAAGAGATCTGATTGAATGCATGTGCGTATGGGAATAGTGAGTCATGTAAGATGGGACTACTTGGTCCCATACTAGTGCATTCATGGAGTTTTTTGAATTACCTGGAGGTTAGGATGCTGAATTGGGAGATTTCATTGGATTTTTGTACTTATGGTTAGTATTTGGGGGTATGTTTTGTAGTATGCCTGCTGTTTTGGTTTTGAAGGTCTGCATGTGTTTGGTTCTGTCTGTATGTAACTTGGGCTTGtccaagttttgttttttattgtatagttgtaattttgaatattaataCAATtcacattttaattaaaatatatgggCATCTTGTCCAGGGGAGAGGGATGGTACCAACGCGGTACATGGAATTAGCCAAATATACTTCTACACAATACAATAGTGATATTACTATGATTAAATATGTCTGCAACTGCTGTACATGGAATTAGCCAAATACTCCATAATTTTACACAATTCAATAGTGATATTACTATGATGAAATATGCACGATTGCATATGTTCAACTTATTGTAAACTTTACAATGGTACTATACTTAAGCAATGTAGTGATATGTgcaaaataaaagaagatatcATGTTTCATGTTACATGTGCAAACAAAAACTAAAGATACAAATTAACATAGTTTCGATCTACACTAGATCCGGGAAAAGTTTGTGCATTTGCTTTGGTCTTCTTCAACTCTAACCCGACGTTTATGTAGTTAGAGTCGAAGATGACCCTCAAACTATTCCCAAGAAAgtttttgccaaataaacataTAATGGACATCAAGGCAATAATGTTTTAGCAAATTGTAGGAAACAAGTCTTAACTTCAACACACCCACTCTTATGAGAGACAAAGATGAGCTCGACATTATAGTCGAGCTTACAACTTTCATGAGTTACATCGATAAAATGAAGTCTACCAAGTCAATCAAGGAGTTCTGTGATGAACCACCATGGCTTAATGCAATTTTAATCTTTTCTTGAATCTCCATAGCCTTTCCCCTCATTTTTTTCCCTTCTTCATCCACCAAAAGTCTTTTGATCGCGCCCTTGATCTCCCCTCTTTCCACAACGATTTCAATCCCCATTTTCCACACATAGCTTAAATACCTCGCATTCAATTGTTGGTCTGCAACAAACGGTTGGCACAACATTGGAACACCTTCACATACACCTTCCAATGTTGAATTCCAACCACAATGGCTCCAAAATCCTCCGACTGCATTATGTGCCAATACTTCCTTTTGTGGTGCCCATTTTACAATCAAACCTCTCTTCTTAAACTTAGCCACCAGACCCTCTGGCAGAAACTCGATCCATTCAAACCCGTGAACTGAACCTGGTCGAATAACCCATAAAAATTGTTGGTTACTATTGGCTAGACCCCATGCCATTTCAGTTGAGACTTTTTCATCTACATGTGCTAAGCTTCCTAAGCTCACATAAACCACAGATTTGGGTGCTTGTTTATTTAGCCATGAGATGCAGCTCATATCCTCTTCTAGGAAGCTAGTGGAAGGAGTTGGGATTATTTTGTGCAGTGGGCCGATGGTAAAAATAGGGCCTTGGTAGTGATCACGTATCTCGGTCAGAGCCGATTCTTCAAGGAATTCAAGGGTGTTATATATGGAGGCAGAAGGAGGTGAATTAGGAGTGCTCATTGTGATCTTTCGAAGGGTTTCTTCTACTGGGCGGTTGTTATAGGGTAGATCCATGTATCTGAATGGGTGGAGTTCTGGCACTATATCCTGCAACGAAGAATCTTGAAAAAGGAGGTTGAGTTAATTAGCCGTACATAAAGATGTCAAAAGAGGACAGTTGCAATCGGAGCAAATGGAGAGATTGTTACATGATGTTGTGATGACAATGTTATCAAGCCTCCACTCTGTATACTCGTTGCTTAGGTTCAGGTTGTAATACAATATAATTATGCCCCATTTAAAATGTAGTCTAATCTAACTTTTAGTACCAAACTTAACGATGTTGTTGTTTAAAACCACGTACAGACAGTTAGATAATATTAAATTTCATGATATTAGAACTCTGAGGACTTGGCTTGTAGCCTTCGGGTCTACTGACATCACTCTCCTACCGCAAATGCTATTTGGGCCAAGTACTCAAAGTTTTCATGGGCCCAAATCCTTTCCCAACGGGGTGGTACCCAAAGAAAGATGTTCATGATTGCTTTCCGTGGGAAAGGATCAGTTGGGTTCAAAAGACCACAGATTCAAGGTTTCTTAATCTGAATGAGCCATAGCTTATAGAATCCACATGTCTTCAAATCGTACAGTAGCTAGCTATATGCTATGTAGTATAGATGACTTCTACACAAGGTGGTAATGTGTTGAGGCGAACCAGTTAATTGGACATATGAATAATCATTTCACTTTTTACCGATCTAACTTTTGCTAGGGCAGTCCTAGTACTTGATTACCCAAGAATCAGTCAATCATTATGAAAGTCAACTTATCCAAAGTGaaataaaaagtacaaaaagcAAATCTAAAAGGCTTCTAATTCTAAAATTCTAGATCAGGTTGTTATCAAGATTGAAATTTGCATAAGTCGTTAAGTTTTCTAAAAGATATATGGAATAATCACCTTGAGCCGGATATCGACCTTGTTGATGTAGCTTTGGGATGATCATAAAAGCAGGATAGAAAGCTGCACTACTGCTGCGCAATATAATATTTGGCAGACCAAGCTCACTAGCAACCGATGCAGCGAAAAACATGAGGTGATCATGGATAATAACAATCGACTCTTTATTAGATTTGTCTTTTTGTTCATTGATGATCTTAATAAGGTGTCCTTGGAAATGAGGTTTGCagttattattataagtttgcACAAAATGGATGAAGCTAGCACACACGATGTCAGTGCCAGAAACGTTGTCGGGCAGAGGCTGGAAATGGAAATCAGGGTGTTTAGAAGGGTCAGGGCTGTTAAACTCAGAGTGAGCAATGGTTATGGAGAAGCAGCCTTTGGAATGAAGGTAAGTTCCTAGCTGAAGCATGGGTGTCATGTGGCCTTGAAGTGGGCTTGCTATTAACACCAATTGGCATCGTCTTCCACTGCCACCATGATCTGCCATGTCTTCTCTGGTGCCTTGGTTCCAGGAAACTAAAACTTTATATcataataatgatttttttcccctttaaagtaaacttttattcatTGTCATTATTTGTCATCtggctatttttttttctttgttggaATGGCATTTGTCATCTGCCTGTATCAAATTTCAAAGAGTTGACCATATTTCTAACTTTTTGTAATTATCGTCTACTGATATCAAATTTTCAATTGGCTGGGTGTTGAGATTTGTACACGAACCCCATCACATCTCAACcattattttattgttaaagttaacttttaaacattttttattttctcgtataatgttttatatagtttaaaatGGAACTTTGACAATGTTTACATATTAACATAGTTTCTGCACTAGATCTGGGAAGAGTTTGTGCATGTGTTGTAGTCCTCCTCCGCTAACTCGACGGTGATGCTGTTAAAGCAGTAAGTACATTGAAATTTCGCCATATGCAGTAGGGCAGtcctgtgtgtgtgtgtgtgtcgcgtatatatatatatatcgcaaACCTATCGATtacatatattgtataaaacGAGAAATTGTTTCACATTTGCCATAAATGCGTGTGCCTGCataattggtgtgttgaaatgAAAATGCAAATTAGAATTTTGAGATTGCTGGGAAAATCTAGCCAGTTTTACAAAGTTACAATTACAGTGACAAAATGAAGACTTCCAAATCCTTCAAGGAGTTATGTGAAGAACCGCCATAGTTGATCGCCACTTTAACCTTTTCTTGAATCTCCATAGCTCTATTCCTCATTTCTTCCCCTTGAATACCCACCAAGACTCTTTTGATTGCACCCTCGATTTCTTCTCTCTCGACAACAATCTCAACACCTATCTTCCACACATAACTCAAATATCTAGCATTCAATAACTGGTCCGTATTAAACGGTTGGCATAGCATTGGTACCCCTTGTGACAAACTTTCCAAAGTAGAATTCCAACCACAATGACTCCAAAATCCTCCAACTGCGAAATGGGCCAATACTTCCTTTTGAGGTGCCCATTTTACTATCAAacctcttcccttcatttcatttatcaAACCTTGTTctaaaaactcaatccattcatacCCACGAACCGAACCTGGTCTAACTACCCATATGAATGGTTGTTTACTATTGGCTAGACCCCATGCCATTTCAGTTGATAATTTTTCATCCATAGTAGCTAAACTTCCTATGCTCACATAAATTACTGATTTTGGTGTTTGTTTATCTAGCCATGACATACAACTAGTATCCTCTTCAAGAAAGCTAGTTGCAAGGGGTCGGGTCATTTTGTGCAATGGGCCAATGGTGAAAACCGGAACTTGGTAGCGATTACGTGTGCGGGCCAATGCAGATTGTTCAAGGAACTCAACGGTATTGTGAATGAAGGCACAAGGGGGTGTATGAGGGGTGATCATGGCTATCAATTCCAGTGTTTGTTCTATTGGGCGGTCCATAAAGGGAAGATCTTTGTATCTAAATGGTGGAAGCTCAGGTACTATTTCCTGCATCAAACAATCTTTGAAAAAAGATTTCAAACATTTAGGCTAAAATGCATTTTAGTACCCTTAACTTGATTAACTAAGTGCTCTATTTTCCCAAACTCGAACCACATATCTTCgttgaaaaaaaacaaaaaaacttgtAGAAATGAGCACTTctatataagcatatataccataacttttattagtaacatttttatgtCTTATAAATGTTGTTCTTACCTTGTGCAGGAAAGCGGCCTTCTTGGTGGAGCAGAGGAATGATTTTATAAGCAGGATAAAAGACAGCACTGCTGCtgcgaaaaataaaaaaaggcaGTCCAAGCTCACTTGCAGCAGAACCAGCAAAAAACATGAGATTATCATGGATGATAACTATTGATTCATTATCTTTACGTGTGTTTATAATCTCAATAAGGTATTCCTTGAGACGGGGTTTGCAGTTATCGTTTAGAACTTGCAAAAACTTGATG is drawn from Erigeron canadensis isolate Cc75 chromosome 9, C_canadensis_v1, whole genome shotgun sequence and contains these coding sequences:
- the LOC122581539 gene encoding uncharacterized protein LOC122581539, with protein sequence MWFDKWSVEGPLYEFISRRDLYDARLEDTLTVDKMILNGEWSWPDGWLDIFPRLANIEVPNIHFGKEDKVRWLTKTYQKVDFSTSQAWSDLRDEWPSVEWSKVIWFKQFNPRNAFILWLAVHDRLLTQDKMAIWKENADFKCVFCSVTADNHEHLFFQCAYVKSVWRELQRYMFQMQGGDRMQSVISNLARFKDSKNIGVIVNKLMVAAAVYFIWQERNARVFKNQIRNKEVLCQNIMDSVRCKMMTIKVRNTRNVQRIAELWNLNWKECRLQAK
- the LOC122583891 gene encoding UDP-glycosyltransferase 76H1-like; the encoded protein is MADHGGSGRRCQLVLIASPLQGHMTPMLQLGTYLHSKGCFSITIAHSEFNSPDPSKHPDFHFQPLPDNVSGTDIVCASFIHFVQTYNNNCKPHFQGHLIKIINEQKDKSNKESIVIIHDHLMFFAASVASELGLPNIILRSSSAAFYPAFMIIPKLHQQGRYPAQDSSLQDIVPELHPFRYMDLPYNNRPVEETLRKITMSTPNSPPSASIYNTLEFLEESALTEIRDHYQGPIFTIGPLHKIIPTPSTSFLEEDMSCISWLNKQAPKSVVYVSLGSLAHVDEKVSTEMAWGLANSNQQFLWVIRPGSVHGFEWIEFLPEGLVAKFKKRGLIVKWAPQKEVLAHNAVGGFWSHCGWNSTLEGVCEGVPMLCQPFVADQQLNARYLSYVWKMGIEIVVERGEIKGAIKRLLVDEEGKKMRGKAMEIQEKIKIALSHGGSSQNSLIDLVDFILSM
- the LOC122582527 gene encoding UDP-glycosyltransferase 76H1-like; this translates as MGGKRIRLVLIASPLQGHMTPMLQLGTYLHSKGFLITIAHSEFNRPDPSKHPEFCFLPLCDHLSRVGLSVGVIKFLQVLNDNCKPRLKEYLIEIINTRKDNESIVIIHDNLMFFAGSAASELGLPFFIFRSSSAVFYPAYKIIPLLHQEGRFPAQDCLMQEIVPELPPFRYKDLPFMDRPIEQTLELIAMITPHTPPCAFIHNTVEFLEQSALARTRNRYQVPVFTIGPLHKMTRPLATSFLEEDTSCMSWLDKQTPKSVIYVSIGSLATMDEKLSTEMAWGLANSKQPFIWVVRPGSVRGYEWIEFLEQGLINEMKGRGLIVKWAPQKEVLAHFAVGGFWSHCGWNSTLESLSQGVPMLCQPFNTDQLLNARYLSYVWKIGVEIVVEREEIEGAIKRVLVGIQGEEMRNRAMEIQEKVKVAINYGGSSHNSLKDLEVFILSL